One Bdellovibrio bacteriovorus str. Tiberius DNA segment encodes these proteins:
- a CDS encoding superoxide dismutase family protein gives MFKALSKALVLTLVGASSVYAQQDPVAIIIRNAKGEQVGNATLTDVTNGMRIQMELKNLPPGEKAFHIHEKGLCTAPDFKSAGAHFNPDKKKHGHKSKGGPHAGDFNNIVVKDDGTASVDVVNPMLTVREGKHSVISKEGTSIVIHAKADDYKSQPAGEAGDRIACGEIKTPPDTKPVIK, from the coding sequence ATGTTTAAAGCCCTTAGTAAAGCACTGGTACTAACCCTTGTGGGGGCCAGTTCTGTGTATGCACAGCAAGACCCGGTTGCTATCATCATCCGCAACGCCAAGGGCGAGCAGGTGGGGAATGCGACACTGACGGATGTAACCAACGGGATGCGCATTCAGATGGAGCTAAAAAACCTTCCGCCCGGGGAAAAAGCCTTTCACATTCATGAAAAGGGCCTCTGCACGGCTCCTGATTTCAAATCAGCCGGTGCCCATTTTAATCCGGACAAAAAGAAGCACGGCCATAAAAGCAAAGGCGGGCCGCATGCCGGGGATTTCAATAATATTGTGGTGAAAGATGACGGAACGGCCTCAGTGGATGTTGTTAACCCGATGCTCACCGTACGTGAAGGAAAACATTCGGTGATCTCCAAAGAAGGGACCTCGATCGTGATTCATGCTAAGGCGGATGATTATAAATCCCAGCCCGCAGGCGAAGCCGGAGACCGGATCGCCTGTGGAGAGATTAAAACTCCGCCGGATACAAAACCTGTTATCAAATAA
- the dbpA gene encoding ATP-dependent RNA helicase DbpA, with protein MSQNQFSSLPLSPELLAVVQELGFETLTPIQQESIPLLLAGKDLIGQAKTGSGKTAAFSLPILNKIQIDLPELQALILCPTRELASQVVTEIRKLGRRLPGLKVLAMTGGQSGREQADALENGVQIVVGTPGRLADFVGRSRIDLSAVKTVVLDEADKMLDMGFADEIKTVMRDLPGSRQTVLFSATFPESIEHLSRKYQRHAQQVIIEDEEQNLIEQLVYDSEDDDKTNVLMRILQQHPSDSTIIFCNTKNAVAEIAERLNDLGAASGCLHGDMEQRERDRVMAMFRNGSHRILVATDVAARGLDIDNLELVINFDLPLSPEIYVHRIGRTGRAGKTGVAVTIADPKDTLKLGQFEELTGGKFARPSLGFKNQYGLNKTLKEAPMKTISISGGRKDKLRPGDILGALTGAAGGLTSADVGKIEIQDKISFVAVSAKVADGAMQKLRDGRIKGQKFQVKFVK; from the coding sequence GTGTCGCAAAATCAATTCTCATCTCTTCCCCTGTCCCCCGAACTGCTGGCTGTTGTTCAGGAACTGGGTTTTGAGACACTGACACCCATCCAGCAGGAAAGCATCCCGCTGCTTCTGGCGGGCAAGGACCTGATCGGTCAGGCCAAAACCGGCAGTGGAAAAACCGCGGCGTTCTCACTTCCGATCCTGAACAAAATCCAGATCGACCTGCCAGAACTGCAAGCCCTGATTCTGTGCCCGACCCGCGAGCTGGCAAGTCAGGTTGTCACCGAAATCCGCAAACTGGGCCGTCGTCTGCCGGGCTTGAAAGTTCTGGCGATGACCGGAGGCCAATCCGGCCGTGAACAAGCGGACGCTTTGGAAAACGGTGTGCAGATTGTCGTCGGCACTCCAGGCCGTCTGGCCGACTTTGTCGGCCGCAGCCGCATTGATCTTTCTGCGGTGAAAACCGTGGTCCTGGATGAAGCTGACAAAATGCTGGATATGGGTTTTGCCGATGAAATCAAAACCGTGATGCGCGACCTGCCAGGATCACGCCAGACCGTCTTGTTTTCTGCGACCTTCCCGGAATCCATCGAACATCTTTCCCGCAAGTACCAGCGCCACGCCCAACAGGTGATCATCGAGGATGAAGAGCAAAACCTGATCGAACAACTGGTTTACGACAGCGAAGACGATGACAAAACCAATGTGCTGATGCGCATTTTGCAACAGCATCCGTCCGATTCCACCATCATCTTCTGCAACACCAAAAATGCCGTGGCGGAAATCGCAGAACGCCTGAATGACCTGGGAGCTGCCAGCGGCTGCCTGCATGGAGACATGGAACAGCGTGAACGTGATCGCGTGATGGCGATGTTCCGCAACGGATCCCACCGTATACTGGTTGCCACCGACGTGGCAGCGCGCGGTCTTGATATCGACAATCTGGAACTGGTTATTAACTTTGACCTGCCTCTGTCCCCGGAAATCTATGTTCACCGTATCGGTCGTACCGGCCGAGCTGGCAAAACCGGCGTGGCAGTCACGATTGCTGACCCTAAAGACACGCTGAAACTGGGCCAGTTTGAAGAACTGACCGGTGGCAAATTCGCCCGTCCGTCCCTGGGTTTTAAAAATCAGTATGGTTTGAACAAAACCCTGAAAGAAGCTCCGATGAAAACCATCTCGATCTCGGGAGGCCGCAAGGACAAGCTGCGTCCCGGCGACATTCTGGGGGCCCTGACCGGAGCTGCCGGTGGTTTGACTTCTGCGGATGTGGGTAAAATCGAAATTCAGGACAAGATTTCTTTCGTGGCGGTGTCTGCGAAAGTTGCGGACGGCGCCATGCAAAAGCTGCGTGACGGTCGCATCAAAGGTCAAAAGTTCCAGGTTAAATTTGTAAAGTAA
- a CDS encoding S1 family peptidase translates to MLNSKLLLSSLLLLSLVACTKNEETNNVEMNGQETSIIGGEKADAANPVTASTVSLIYNYQGKPYSICTGTLISKNLVLTAAHCLVDLQGAEIFVHMGEVLPTTVDETKLLRVAEYETHKDYHLVYDDNGFPVTGRNDVGLIKLLLEAPENAVPVPILDESVELKAGETLLLAGYGLLHEIENPIPATGLNFVRVPLAKLWESILVTDQNNAKGACSGDSGGPAYLETSKGLVVVGITRGPHDLAPDCRHFGEYTNATMFKTFILEEAAAMGADAPVFTTERQ, encoded by the coding sequence GTGTTGAATTCAAAGCTGTTGCTGTCATCCTTGCTGCTTTTGTCCCTTGTTGCTTGTACGAAGAATGAAGAAACCAATAATGTTGAAATGAACGGTCAAGAGACCTCCATTATTGGTGGCGAAAAGGCCGATGCCGCGAATCCAGTGACGGCTTCCACGGTGTCTTTGATTTATAACTATCAGGGAAAACCTTACTCCATCTGCACGGGCACATTGATTTCAAAGAATCTGGTTTTGACTGCGGCTCACTGTCTGGTGGATCTTCAGGGCGCAGAGATCTTCGTTCATATGGGTGAGGTCCTTCCGACAACGGTTGATGAAACAAAACTTTTGCGAGTGGCAGAATACGAAACTCACAAGGACTATCACCTGGTCTATGATGACAACGGTTTCCCGGTGACAGGTCGTAACGACGTGGGTTTGATCAAGTTATTGTTGGAGGCTCCGGAAAACGCCGTTCCGGTTCCCATTCTGGATGAGTCCGTCGAGCTGAAAGCGGGCGAGACCCTGTTGCTTGCCGGTTATGGATTGCTGCATGAAATTGAAAATCCGATTCCAGCAACAGGTCTGAACTTTGTGCGTGTGCCATTGGCTAAATTGTGGGAATCGATTCTGGTGACCGATCAGAACAATGCCAAAGGTGCTTGTTCTGGTGATTCCGGTGGCCCGGCTTATTTGGAAACTTCCAAAGGACTTGTTGTTGTCGGGATTACTCGCGGGCCGCACGATCTTGCACCAGACTGCCGTCATTTCGGTGAATACACGAACGCCACTATGTTCAAGACTTTCATTCTTGAAGAAGCTGCGGCGATGGGTGCTGACGCCCCCGTCTTTACGACCGAGCGTCAGTAA
- a CDS encoding VOC family protein — protein MHICGWFEIPVKDMGRAMKFYEQSFDVSFTLSEMGPVKMAMFPMKEKEPGATGALVQGADYKPSHDGCLLYFSVNSIEDCLKKIKDKGGKTLTDKKSIGQYGFIATFEDTEGNKVALHAKN, from the coding sequence ATGCATATCTGCGGTTGGTTTGAAATTCCCGTCAAAGACATGGGGCGCGCCATGAAATTCTATGAACAGTCTTTTGATGTCTCGTTCACGTTAAGTGAAATGGGTCCAGTAAAGATGGCGATGTTTCCGATGAAGGAAAAAGAGCCGGGGGCCACCGGGGCTCTGGTGCAGGGGGCCGATTACAAGCCTTCCCATGACGGCTGTTTGCTTTATTTCAGTGTGAACAGCATCGAAGACTGCCTGAAAAAGATCAAAGACAAGGGGGGTAAAACCCTGACCGATAAAAAGAGCATCGGCCAGTACGGGTTTATTGCGACCTTCGAGGACACTGAAGGCAATAAAGTGGCTTTGCACGCTAAAAACTAG
- a CDS encoding CAP domain-containing protein: MTTLGIRVSFLFLFALALAACGGGGGAGGVLPAGGDSSEQESSGESNGSECGTMVDMACEVLVAVNQERTSRGLNALTALPACVAEAQAHADDMVARNFFAHDSPTESTSQRFARFALSGSYWGENIAAGYSTAAQVMAGWMSSTGHRNKILSSNFRTMGVGIAANSQGMLHWVQCFSGKSAL; this comes from the coding sequence ATGACCACACTGGGTATTCGTGTCTCATTTTTGTTCTTGTTTGCTCTGGCGCTGGCGGCCTGTGGGGGTGGCGGCGGTGCGGGCGGTGTACTGCCAGCCGGGGGTGATTCCAGCGAACAGGAATCCTCTGGAGAAAGCAACGGCTCCGAATGTGGAACCATGGTGGACATGGCCTGCGAAGTCCTTGTGGCGGTCAACCAAGAACGCACCAGCCGCGGTCTGAATGCGCTGACGGCCCTGCCAGCCTGTGTGGCGGAAGCCCAGGCCCATGCCGATGATATGGTGGCGCGAAACTTCTTCGCCCATGACAGTCCGACAGAAAGCACCTCGCAGCGTTTTGCACGGTTTGCTCTGTCGGGAAGTTATTGGGGAGAAAATATCGCGGCCGGGTATTCAACCGCCGCTCAAGTGATGGCGGGATGGATGAGCTCCACGGGGCATCGTAATAAAATCTTAAGTTCCAACTTTCGCACCATGGGTGTGGGGATCGCTGCTAATTCACAAGGCATGCTTCACTGGGTTCAATGTTTTTCAGGTAAGTCCGCGCTCTAA
- a CDS encoding CvfB family protein: protein MVQIGQINKLKVVKTMEYGVFLDGGSDGEILLPARYQPEKCEVGDELEVFVCFDSEDRLVAMTEIPFAMVGTFGLLKVKSIERVGAFLDWGLPKDLFLPFSEQTRDLKIGQNVLVYLYLDNTDRISSSMRLDRFIDKESGNYEAGQSVDLLIAAKTDLGYKAIINGRHWGMLYANEVFQQLEYGQRLKGFIKQVRDDGKIDLRLNEAGHKATADIGERIMELLKSKGGFLPITDKTDPEAIYDLFGVSKKKYKIALGGLYKKRLITVHDDGIRLVDGR, encoded by the coding sequence ATGGTTCAAATCGGTCAAATCAATAAACTTAAAGTCGTCAAAACAATGGAATACGGGGTCTTTCTGGATGGTGGAAGTGACGGGGAAATCCTGTTGCCGGCGCGCTATCAACCCGAAAAATGTGAAGTCGGTGACGAACTGGAAGTTTTTGTCTGCTTTGACTCTGAAGACCGTCTGGTGGCCATGACGGAAATTCCCTTTGCGATGGTGGGAACTTTCGGTTTGCTGAAAGTGAAATCCATTGAGCGTGTCGGCGCTTTTTTGGACTGGGGCCTGCCGAAGGATTTGTTCCTGCCATTCAGCGAACAAACCCGTGATCTGAAGATTGGTCAGAACGTGCTGGTGTATCTGTATCTGGATAACACTGACAGAATTTCTTCTTCCATGCGACTGGATCGTTTTATCGACAAAGAATCCGGAAATTACGAAGCCGGTCAAAGTGTGGATCTGCTGATCGCAGCCAAAACGGATTTGGGATACAAGGCCATCATCAATGGTCGTCACTGGGGCATGCTGTATGCGAATGAAGTATTTCAGCAGCTGGAATACGGTCAGCGTCTGAAAGGTTTTATCAAGCAGGTGCGTGACGATGGCAAAATCGATTTGCGTCTGAACGAAGCCGGTCACAAAGCCACGGCTGATATTGGCGAACGCATTATGGAGTTGTTGAAATCCAAAGGCGGCTTCCTGCCGATCACCGACAAAACAGATCCGGAAGCCATCTATGACCTGTTCGGAGTCAGCAAAAAAAAGTACAAAATTGCTCTGGGCGGGCTGTATAAAAAGCGCCTGATCACGGTCCATGATGACGGCATCCGCCTGGTGGATGGCCGCTAA
- a CDS encoding murein L,D-transpeptidase catalytic domain family protein yields the protein MNLISKKSLVLAAFLSMTACAGQDYSSAEVLPDDTEMEQTIPDTDTVDKSTAEETETATNEGTTTATESEAILKNYDHLDPKRLINSKALAEAVVYFEKNQSRIKNKKYMSLIDFGKRSTQARFFIINMSTGEVTAIHTAHGKGSDANHDGYADKFSNKSGSNASSLGYYLAAETYTGKHGLSLKLDGLSSTNSKARARAVVIHGASYVKESSVIQGRSWGCPAVANHLRDKVIGMLKGGSLIYAFAK from the coding sequence ATGAATCTAATCTCTAAAAAATCCCTGGTATTGGCCGCTTTCCTTTCCATGACCGCCTGCGCAGGCCAAGACTACAGCTCCGCCGAAGTCCTTCCGGACGACACCGAGATGGAGCAGACAATTCCTGATACAGACACAGTTGATAAATCCACAGCCGAAGAAACTGAAACGGCAACAAACGAAGGCACCACCACGGCGACTGAAAGCGAAGCAATTCTAAAAAACTATGATCATCTGGATCCAAAAAGACTGATCAATTCCAAAGCATTGGCAGAAGCCGTTGTTTACTTCGAGAAAAACCAATCCCGTATCAAAAACAAAAAGTACATGTCCCTGATCGATTTCGGCAAACGTTCAACTCAAGCCCGCTTCTTTATCATTAATATGTCCACGGGTGAAGTGACCGCGATCCATACAGCTCACGGCAAAGGATCTGATGCCAACCACGACGGCTACGCTGACAAATTCAGTAACAAGTCCGGCTCCAATGCCAGCTCTTTGGGTTACTACCTGGCGGCAGAAACTTACACTGGCAAACATGGTTTGTCTTTGAAGTTGGATGGTCTTTCCAGCACGAATTCCAAAGCCCGCGCTCGCGCCGTGGTGATTCACGGAGCAAGCTATGTGAAAGAATCAAGTGTGATTCAAGGTCGCAGCTGGGGCTGCCCGGCCGTGGCCAACCATCTGCGTGACAAAGTCATTGGCATGCTTAAAGGCGGAAGTTTGATTTACGCCTTTGCCAAGTAA
- a CDS encoding TolC family protein, giving the protein MKIFAALLLAVFVTSSTAFAAPKTTAQNNTVVKVNPDTLRRMFLDRNVGIAISLNNVHQAKERVNVARGNLLPSVNLGGAISSGPSFALNTVSFLLPFLMPSNWMDLKENTYLLKAQGMSHYIAQLNGYSSAYSIYVTILGDIELRGILALQYENLKAIEEQLRLPAQLGMIREEEYLQAQAQTQMALVQLSQVDELVLQEKAAIRELLGLSLTTEIVFEDAAVAVSPVENWSPQSLLTQVHEKSPESRQMAAMITSAQYNKWSKAFSFLGGHSLGASRMNGSMGGLEHSGSVNFGFAYFPNLKISNLNIEQLKLRKQELQFEQANLIEVTLGSLMEAQKQYNAAALAHANLVKVYDAEVLRYKLGMTDLLHVLEASNGLTSSVTNKIKAQTALNTLRISLHRIMISEQFAKVEDCEIERRGSGGIKGKLGRVFNPEKYQVTLDEVCGN; this is encoded by the coding sequence ATGAAAATATTTGCAGCACTTTTGCTGGCAGTTTTTGTTACATCTTCAACGGCCTTTGCCGCACCCAAAACCACGGCTCAAAACAACACCGTTGTTAAAGTTAATCCCGACACCCTTCGCCGCATGTTCCTGGATCGCAATGTGGGAATCGCGATCTCCCTGAACAACGTTCACCAGGCCAAAGAGCGCGTGAATGTGGCGCGTGGGAACCTGCTGCCTTCCGTGAATCTGGGGGGCGCTATTTCCAGCGGGCCTTCATTTGCATTGAACACGGTTTCTTTCCTGTTGCCTTTCCTGATGCCTTCCAACTGGATGGACCTGAAAGAAAATACCTACCTGCTGAAAGCACAGGGCATGTCTCACTACATCGCTCAGCTGAACGGCTATTCTTCTGCTTACTCCATCTACGTGACGATTCTGGGTGATATCGAACTGCGTGGCATCCTGGCTCTGCAATATGAAAATCTGAAAGCCATTGAAGAACAACTGCGCCTGCCCGCTCAGCTGGGCATGATCCGCGAAGAAGAATACCTGCAAGCTCAAGCTCAAACCCAGATGGCTCTGGTTCAGTTGTCTCAAGTGGACGAACTGGTTCTTCAGGAAAAAGCGGCGATCCGCGAATTGCTGGGCCTGTCCCTGACAACCGAAATCGTTTTTGAAGACGCGGCGGTTGCGGTTTCCCCGGTTGAAAACTGGTCCCCGCAGTCTTTGCTGACTCAAGTGCACGAAAAATCCCCGGAAAGCCGCCAGATGGCTGCCATGATCACCTCTGCTCAATACAACAAGTGGAGCAAGGCTTTCAGCTTCCTGGGTGGCCATTCCCTGGGCGCATCCCGCATGAATGGATCCATGGGCGGTCTTGAGCACTCGGGTTCTGTGAACTTTGGTTTTGCTTACTTCCCCAACTTGAAAATCAGCAACTTGAACATCGAACAGCTGAAATTGCGCAAGCAAGAGCTGCAATTTGAACAAGCCAACCTGATTGAAGTGACTTTGGGTTCTTTGATGGAAGCCCAAAAGCAGTACAATGCCGCAGCTTTGGCCCACGCCAATCTGGTGAAAGTTTATGATGCAGAAGTTCTGCGCTATAAACTGGGCATGACCGACTTGTTGCACGTGCTTGAGGCTTCCAACGGCCTGACAAGCTCTGTGACAAACAAAATCAAAGCCCAGACGGCTTTGAACACTTTGCGTATCAGCCTTCACCGTATCATGATTTCTGAACAGTTCGCGAAAGTGGAAGACTGTGAAATCGAACGCCGTGGTTCTGGCGGCATCAAAGGCAAATTGGGCCGCGTATTCAACCCTGAAAAATATCAGGTGACCCTGGATGAGGTCTGCGGCAACTAA
- a CDS encoding RNA recognition motif domain-containing protein: MGKKIYVGNLSYSLDDQSLADTFAEFGNVESARIVIDRETGRSKGFAFVEMSTDDEAATAIAKLNGVELMGRAMNVSEAKPMAPRENRGGFGGGRGGGGGGNRGGGFGGGNRGGRF; the protein is encoded by the coding sequence ATGGGTAAAAAAATCTACGTTGGAAATCTTTCTTATTCTTTGGATGATCAGTCTTTGGCTGACACTTTCGCTGAATTCGGAAATGTTGAATCTGCACGCATCGTGATCGATCGTGAAACTGGTCGTTCTAAAGGTTTCGCTTTCGTTGAAATGTCTACTGACGACGAAGCAGCAACTGCAATCGCTAAATTGAACGGCGTTGAGTTGATGGGTCGCGCGATGAACGTATCTGAAGCTAAACCAATGGCTCCTCGTGAGAACCGTGGTGGCTTCGGTGGCGGTCGCGGCGGTGGCGGCGGCGGTAACCGTGGTGGCGGCTTCGGCGGCGGCAACCGTGGTGGTCGTTTCTAA
- a CDS encoding TonB-dependent siderophore receptor — MKKHVSILTAMTALLTSQGLHAQNAPTEINTITVQDDQVQEPLEAFGFPDVPAQNLPLSSSQISDKTLRENRIHRLSDITLIEASVTDSYNASGYWDYLSIRGFTLDNRANFLREGLPINTQTSIPLENKERLEVLKGLNGLQTGASSPGGMVNYVVKRPTARHQLLLETEVGSYGDWLIAADAAGPVKGYEQFGYRLNVAHENLSPAVEDSKGERSVLALANSWRISEGQLFESDIEWSKKSQPTQAAFSLLGNDLPSASDPRLNLNNQSWSQPVVFTGLTGSLKYTHRFNQNLIWHTAAGAQELHTDDRLAYPFGCSAENNYDRYCSDGTFDMYDFRSENERRSTQAVKTSLQIKAETWSVSHDINIGYLGHVSRERYDKQAYNPVGAGNVQGTAKLPADPALTDENTNRDSEVNELFAFDSAKFGPWGAWLGLRFSDVHRSSVRTDASRATDYRENFVLPWMALSYQFPTWMTYVSYGEGVETYVTPNRSGYTNPGQFVPDVISKQIEVGVRGGEAVTWNLAAFQIERPQVEDQRPDYKIDGLSRHQGVEAELGGEAGRLQWTASAMWLKARRLDSTLNAAVNDQRPTNLPEHTFRAHVSYLIPGLQGLSVNSRISYEGERAVTADNSMMLSAWTRWDAGASYEFGKKDEKTVVRLAVENLTDGKYWKESPTQYGHIYLYPGEVRSVFLTLQTNL; from the coding sequence ATGAAAAAGCACGTATCAATCCTCACTGCCATGACAGCTCTGCTGACCAGCCAGGGTCTGCACGCACAAAACGCACCGACCGAGATCAACACCATCACTGTTCAGGATGATCAGGTTCAGGAACCTCTGGAGGCTTTTGGTTTCCCCGATGTTCCCGCACAAAATCTGCCGCTTTCTTCCTCCCAAATCAGTGACAAGACTTTGCGTGAAAACCGCATTCACCGTCTGTCTGATATCACTCTCATTGAAGCGTCCGTCACCGACAGCTACAACGCTTCGGGATACTGGGACTATCTGTCCATTCGCGGGTTTACCCTGGACAATCGCGCAAACTTCCTGCGTGAAGGCCTGCCGATCAATACGCAAACATCCATTCCTTTGGAAAACAAAGAGCGTCTTGAGGTGCTGAAAGGACTGAATGGCCTGCAGACCGGTGCAAGCTCGCCCGGAGGCATGGTCAATTATGTCGTCAAACGCCCGACTGCGCGTCACCAACTGCTGCTTGAAACCGAAGTTGGAAGTTATGGGGACTGGCTGATCGCCGCCGATGCCGCTGGCCCGGTCAAAGGCTATGAACAGTTCGGTTATCGCCTGAATGTGGCCCATGAAAACTTAAGCCCCGCAGTGGAAGACAGCAAAGGTGAACGAAGTGTCCTGGCTTTGGCCAACAGCTGGCGCATTTCCGAAGGTCAATTATTTGAGTCAGACATCGAATGGTCCAAAAAATCCCAGCCGACCCAAGCGGCGTTCAGTCTTTTGGGCAATGATCTGCCATCTGCATCTGATCCGCGCTTGAACCTGAACAATCAAAGCTGGTCCCAGCCGGTGGTTTTCACCGGTCTGACCGGCAGCTTGAAGTACACTCACCGATTTAACCAGAATCTGATCTGGCATACTGCCGCGGGCGCACAAGAACTGCACACCGACGACCGTCTGGCATACCCGTTTGGCTGCTCGGCTGAAAACAATTATGACCGCTATTGTTCTGACGGCACTTTCGACATGTACGACTTCCGAAGTGAAAACGAACGCCGCAGCACTCAGGCCGTCAAGACCTCCCTGCAAATCAAAGCGGAAACATGGTCTGTTTCCCACGACATCAATATCGGATATCTGGGACATGTATCCCGTGAACGCTATGACAAACAGGCTTACAACCCAGTGGGTGCGGGCAATGTGCAGGGCACGGCGAAGCTTCCGGCAGATCCTGCCCTGACAGATGAAAATACCAACAGAGATTCTGAAGTGAACGAACTGTTTGCCTTTGATTCCGCCAAATTTGGGCCTTGGGGTGCGTGGCTGGGGCTTCGCTTCAGTGATGTTCATCGCAGCAGTGTTCGCACCGATGCGTCCCGAGCCACCGATTATCGCGAAAACTTTGTGTTGCCGTGGATGGCCCTTTCTTACCAATTCCCGACTTGGATGACCTATGTCAGCTATGGTGAAGGTGTTGAAACCTATGTCACCCCGAACCGCAGTGGCTACACAAACCCCGGACAATTTGTTCCGGACGTGATCAGCAAACAAATCGAAGTCGGTGTGCGCGGTGGTGAAGCTGTCACTTGGAATCTTGCGGCCTTCCAAATTGAACGACCTCAGGTGGAGGATCAAAGACCGGACTATAAAATTGACGGCCTCAGCCGCCATCAGGGCGTTGAGGCAGAACTGGGTGGTGAAGCAGGACGTCTGCAATGGACAGCATCAGCAATGTGGCTGAAGGCTCGTCGCCTGGACAGCACTTTGAATGCCGCCGTCAATGACCAGCGTCCAACGAATCTGCCTGAGCATACTTTCCGTGCCCATGTGAGTTATCTGATCCCGGGCCTTCAGGGCTTGTCAGTGAATTCGCGCATTTCCTATGAAGGTGAGCGTGCGGTGACTGCGGATAATTCCATGATGCTGTCAGCATGGACCCGTTGGGATGCGGGAGCTTCTTATGAATTTGGGAAGAAAGATGAAAAAACCGTCGTGCGCCTGGCTGTTGAAAATCTGACGGACGGAAAATACTGGAAGGAATCCCCGACTCAGTATGGGCACATCTATCTGTACCCAGGGGAAGTCCGCAGCGTCTTTTTGACACTGCAGACGAATCTTTAG
- a CDS encoding STAS domain-containing protein, translated as MEDQKSFQYSFNQKNKMLVVSFSGEINTPVLPALEACRQELLAKREVSCVVLYFQDVESISADAIPWLAQVQREIRLKPAEIRLCSLRENLRERLVRMGVIRGLEVAEDLKTALLSFSRAG; from the coding sequence TTGGAAGATCAGAAGTCGTTTCAGTATAGTTTTAACCAGAAAAATAAAATGCTGGTGGTGAGCTTCTCTGGCGAGATCAACACCCCGGTTTTGCCGGCCCTGGAGGCTTGCCGTCAGGAGCTGCTGGCCAAACGCGAAGTCAGTTGTGTCGTGCTGTACTTTCAGGATGTCGAGTCCATCAGTGCCGACGCCATCCCGTGGCTGGCGCAGGTGCAAAGGGAGATCCGCCTGAAGCCTGCCGAAATCAGGTTGTGTTCGTTGCGTGAAAACCTGCGCGAACGCCTGGTGCGCATGGGAGTCATCCGGGGGTTGGAAGTTGCTGAGGATTTGAAGACCGCGCTTTTGTCCTTCAGCCGCGCAGGCTGA
- a CDS encoding class I SAM-dependent methyltransferase, with protein MNINQTLLREFVIKGLVSYKKELRGPFLQDFRQQFASLNPEEVAEAFIDVTFLGSALTFLQGEQWNLKKDPATSSENYHRFTEQTFASNLLSLNYLQDTLQNMNEKELRRTAELCEELERLLLSHVQSGNQEHQNRFVARSLQLMENVFAHENALSLQGNTQARSLALSLYRTFDGLDQIFGLNYNADVGMKTDVNGTERLYEGAGLGVQSSYSTLLTALREVRASQGIRFIDLGSGYGRVGLVVGVLRPDIDFIGYEYVKHRVDISNESTAKFGLQDHVHFFTQDLSEKDFRIPDAEVYYMFDPFSKDTYQHVLSQLVEVSRRQRIVVVTKGNARLWLKEIAEREGWLPGQEFDCGNLSLFRSRE; from the coding sequence ATGAATATAAATCAAACCCTGCTTCGCGAGTTCGTTATCAAGGGATTGGTCTCTTATAAAAAAGAATTGCGCGGGCCTTTCTTGCAGGATTTTCGGCAGCAGTTTGCCAGCCTGAATCCGGAAGAAGTGGCCGAGGCTTTTATTGACGTCACCTTTCTGGGATCCGCTTTGACCTTTCTGCAAGGGGAGCAGTGGAATCTGAAAAAGGATCCGGCCACCAGTTCCGAGAACTATCATCGCTTCACAGAACAGACCTTTGCCTCCAATCTTTTGTCTTTGAACTATCTGCAGGACACTCTGCAAAACATGAATGAAAAGGAACTGCGCCGAACGGCCGAGCTTTGCGAAGAGCTGGAGCGTCTGTTGTTGTCCCACGTTCAGTCAGGAAACCAAGAACATCAAAACCGCTTTGTGGCCAGATCCCTGCAGTTGATGGAAAATGTCTTTGCTCATGAAAACGCACTTTCATTGCAGGGAAATACGCAGGCGCGGTCCCTGGCGCTTTCTCTGTATCGCACATTCGATGGCCTGGATCAGATCTTTGGTTTGAACTATAACGCCGATGTGGGAATGAAGACGGACGTGAACGGCACCGAAAGACTGTATGAAGGCGCGGGCCTGGGTGTGCAGTCTTCGTATTCAACTTTGCTGACGGCTTTGCGGGAAGTGCGGGCATCACAAGGAATACGTTTTATTGATCTGGGATCTGGTTATGGACGGGTGGGTCTGGTTGTAGGCGTGTTAAGGCCGGATATTGATTTTATCGGATACGAGTACGTCAAACACCGCGTGGATATTTCCAATGAATCCACGGCCAAATTCGGTTTGCAGGATCACGTGCACTTTTTCACGCAGGATCTTTCCGAAAAAGACTTCCGCATCCCCGATGCCGAGGTCTACTACATGTTTGATCCGTTCAGCAAGGACACCTATCAGCATGTCTTGAGTCAATTGGTAGAAGTTTCGCGCCGTCAAAGAATTGTCGTGGTCACCAAGGGCAACGCGCGACTGTGGCTGAAAGAAATCGCCGAACGCGAAGGCTGGTTGCCGGGTCAGGAATTTGACTGCGGCAATCTGTCATTGTTCCGTTCGCGCGAATAG